TCTTCTGAGATGTAGACGCGGCcaacattttaaaaagataaacttcaaaaaataaatgcttcgaAATGTATCaacctttataaaatataatgacGCCTAATTCACCAAAATAAAGGGAGCTCTCATACATCGGACCAGACCAAAATGTTAAATTGCTTTATCCACGGCCTTAGAATACCGATCCGATAGTCCATGACTTCTTTTCTTATAACTCACTTGGACACATCAAGAAAAGAACTATGGTCAACTTTTTGCGAGAATATAAGACACgcttgaaatattcaaatagcATGTTTCGGTCCTTCGGACCGGACAAAGTGCTGAGGAAATAGTTTAGCTTAGCTTTAAGAACGCAGATATTTGATACCAAAAATAACTCACTTTTTCTcccaaaaaaaatggaattaaataaaataaattgtggcACCTTGGCAGCTTATTCATAACTCTCATTTGTTGTGTTTATTTTGAGCAAAATTAATTATCAATTTATTTGTAATCTTTATCGCAGCTGCTTTTGAGAGCAAGTTAAACCAAAACCCCAGCGTTGGGACAAAACATGTAACACAAACATCGAGCACCTAATTGCAATATTTATCAATTCCAACTAAGAGAAGAAAAGAGCTGCAAATCTAACAAATACGAATTTCACGCTTCTGCTAAGATACTTTTCTCCTCTTAATAATGATTCATCGTGAAATCCCCAAGTCGTTAGCTCGCAGCTGATGGACGTTGAATGAATCTCGGGGAAATCCAGCCAAATTTTAATACTATCGTTCATTTCAAAGAATTGACAGCAAATAAGTGATAGTGATAAAGAACCTCAACGCTTATAGTTACAGATGAcagaaaaaaatagtataatcTTTTGCGGCTTTGCTTTACTATATCTTGAACTTCGCGAaccttgtttttaattaattttcgcaGAATTGataacaaagtttttttttatgtcatATATAAATTACTTCTGACATAAATTAACCCTTACTAGAAATATAACATATGgctttattttgattgtttgttttAAGCATTTCAAGGCGCTGTTGCCAATTTTCATCGGGCTTATAATGTTAGcgctaaagaaatatatttatatgtgacctggtctacgaaaagcacgcttaggtgtcaaaaaaaagcagaacaattaatgagataacgagaaactgacgattatttttaacagattttcccagaaaactagttttcgcacgttagcccccttttcgtagaccaggtcacatatatatatattttataattttctagcAACACAGACTGTATATGGCCTCATCAATTCTCAGTTGAAATTTTAAGCTCTACTAATACATACTCGCTTTGGTCTCATTCAGTGCCTTTCGCACTTCCTCGAGGATATATTGTCGGATCTTAACAAATCAGTTTGGTTACtcagttaaaattttgaaaggtTACAAAATGTGTACATCGCCTTGAGTTCCATACATCTTTTGTATGAAAGGGTTAATCTGggtataataatgaaaaaactaGTAGAGAAGGGTAAGATTCAAACTCAGCCCAGCTTTTTATGTTCTGCTTATAACTAAGACTAGTAGTTGTGTGGAAAACGTATATCAAGAAATGTTGTTCTAAAAAGATTTTCTTATGAATTCAAAAATCGTTGTTTAGCGGAATTTCTAACTCATTACAATTATGTTTAGCCGCAGATCATCTACCACATAATCTAGGTCACCAGTTCAGTTAGAATCAGCgcaatatatttacattaaatttattctttttaacaGAAGCCTCTTTATTAAGCAGGTTAGTGTTGAGGAAAGGTAGGAACCGATATTACCAATTTATAGAATCGACCTTATAATGCCAAGCTACATGTTCCCCGTCAATAATACAGTCTTGAGGAAACTGCTAACCAATTTATATAGAAAACATGTTCTCTTCATTTCATAAGCTGCCTGAGATATTGGcctatatatagtacatatgatcctttgacccggactgacaaaaaatatacattttcatatattttaatacgtATACGAGTACTATTATCCGTTTCAATAAAGCTTTCCAAGCTAGTACTCGTACATGTATGTCAATCCAATCCATCTCGACTGAGATGTCTTTCAATGCCTTCAGCgcatttttttcggtttaggcTCATTTTTGGAGTGTCTCTCACTCGTctgttggacagtttcgactTTATATAGGCGTCCAAAGActcgtcaccagtaatgatGTGTTTGACGAATGTAGAGTCCTCAGCTACGTTGTTAACGATCTATTCGGCAACCTCTACTCGACGTTATTTTCGCAATTGCTTCAGATACTTTAAACGAGTCTATAACTGACACGCTTCATACACAAACCATTTACAAAATCGTTTGGGTCCAACTATAAGAAATGTTGAGATCTTCCGCGATCTCTCCGATGTCAAGTCGACAATTTTCAAGCGCCTTACCTTTTTCCACGTTATCTTCATTAAAAGAGGTGAATGAACGACTCGCATgagacaagttttcgatgacaTCGCGACCAAAAACTTGAGTTCGTGTCAAAGTAGAATCTTAAAAGAAACTCTGCAACATTTCATTGATTCCGTAACAAACTTTTAAGCTGCCAAAAACGCACTAATTAACATTTATAGATCAAACTTCACACGGCATAAAAAGAAATTCTTTCATACTAGGAACAATTTTAATCGATTTGACTTCCGCGCTCACTTTACTCGGACCAATCTCTTTCATAtttaatcatacatatatacatatagaggGCTTTATGTTCCATATTCCAGGTTAACACTTTCTTAAGATTGGGCTAAGGTCCTAACCGTACCtctgtctatatacatattctttttttcaatttcatcggAATCAAATTCTCTCGTCTTGCTGACCCAATAATCTTAATCCCTTAGTTTTAGATAACtgaattttgtgtttctttattttaattattactttggGCCGATAAATAGTTTAATATAAGTTCAAGctttacttaatttaaatatattcctCTAAACTAATTTAGAGAAAGTATGGCAATATGGTGGTTTCGTGTTTCAAAATTATCACTTCCGAGAAGATAGAGCCTAAAATAACAGCAAATCTATCCACTGGGCCAAACGATGCTCTCGATCCAGTCCAAAAAGGAAGACACACGACTGTACAGACCAGGAGTGGAACTGCCACAACTGAAGCCAGCTGAAATTACACCAACTACACGGTATTTATTCAAAGCCTCGTCGACCACCAAATTCAACGGACCGCCTGAGTCACCCTGACAGGCATCCTTTGTTAGACCCGGGTCATGCGCGCACAACTGACTTGCGATGATCCCATCTCTATTGCGACGCGTCAAGCCGTTGTCTACGTAACTTTCATTACATTTCGAGTTGTCAACGATCGTCTGACGGGCTTTCAATAAAACATCCGATTTTTCACGCGCTACGAGCAAGAAGAAAGCcaaagtttaacaaaaaaatgtcgacaataaattttgtatggtGTGTATTGCTTACTGCTTCTATTAATGACACCCCAGCCGGTGACATAGAGCGCAGATTTAGCTGGCGGATCATCGGGATCGGTATAAAGACATGTCGGGAACACATTGTTGCTATAAGTAACTTCGTCCTCCAATTCCAGCAAGCCCACATCGTTATAAACATTAGCGCTCGTGTAGTCCGGATGTATGTGAACTTTCTGCGAGAGGATGTATGGTATATAGGACGATATTTGAATTCGGTCATGAACATGCGTTACcttaattttgatttcaacCGCTGCCTTCATTTGTTCGGTATCCGTGAAATTCACCACACCCATACGCACCATAACCGGTATTTGTCGGGTGACTAAACAATGTGCCGCAGTCAAAACATAGCGCTTCCCAATCAAAGTACCACCGCAATTATATTCCACTGCACCATCTGTGTCGGTCAGTCCAATGGCCACCATATGTGGATATTCACCTAATTCTACCGGTGTACCGCCTAGAATGTGTGGTGTAAGCAGCGGCTGCAATTGTTCATCGATTTCAATGCAAGCTGTCAGGTGGGAAAAAGTGCggttagaatcgatttttaatcCATACAAATCGGTATATGTTTTTGAACTCACCTTTCACAGCTGGCCGATCATCGGATCGTGTTTTTATGGTTGTTGTGGGAACGGAGAGGGAGCTGCAGTAGTTGAAGATTATAAATGTcgtttatatatgtagtatatatggtACCACTGGTGTTTAACTTACGGACAACAGATAATTTCCTCGAATATTGTGAATCCACATCGGCTTATATCACGTCTTTTCAGGCTCAGTTGAGCCATGGCATACGGCAGATCCGCACATCTGCTTGCCTCAGTGCAAATACCtctataatttttattctgaCATTGATCACCTActgaaacgaaattaaaaaaagaaatgtgtgTTAGGTAGCTGTATTATATTAACTCACAAGTATTTCGTCAGACCAAAATATTTCTACAAGGTCTGAATAATACGCTCGGAGATTGAAGCATATTGCCAGATTagttcataccaaattttgtgaacccgttctgtcaaataaaaatgttttccatgcAAAGATtcgattggtcagtttgtatgacatctatatgctatggtgacccgatatcggcgattacgacaaatttgcaactttttaaggagaaaaagacgtgtgcaaaatttcagatcgagaTCAAACGGTcggacggatatggctaaatttTCTAGACGagataacaacagcgcaccaatcgttttttttcaagttcagccaggtccttttccacctggtttTTTCAAcggtgtggaggtcttcctctacgCAGAACCTTTCTATAGAAAACcagtaacgtcaactcatcagaagttgtcatcgtctatgcctcttCACCATATAGCTGGACAAGGTTGATGAGTGACATgtaaagtttggtctttgttctttAAGAGAGGACTTtctttctcaattgcctactcagtccgaagtagtacctgctggcaagagttattttgcgttggatttcaaggctgactgTGTTTTTGCCATTAATAttggttccaaggtagacgaaattatctacgacttcgaagttatgactgtcaaccgtaacgtgggagccaagtcgcgaatgcggtgactgtttgtttgataacaggacaTATTTCGGctttccctcgttcactaccagatcccTTTGCTTGGCTTCCTTATCCAGtatagagaaagcagaactaacgtaCACTCTTATGaaatattgtacctgctcgattaagttctgcagtcgaattattttctccagcagtacaTTGAAGAAGTCGAACGTTAGCGAGaagccttgtctgaaaccttgtttgctatcgaacggatcggagaagtccttcccgatcctgaaggagcttttggtattgctcaacgtcagtttacatagccgtagaATGGAGCCAtgcgtagaagttcacgcaaatgaggaaagttctctgaccgccattcacttggaagtggccagatacgattcttttacatatgcctcaaacagctcacgacttccggtcttagaccaagtatcctctgggtagcggtaaaaacatccgtttgaaggcgagctaaagtgagaaggcgaaacatcagCCTCGGAGACAGTGCTTGAACATCCTCGAGAGATAACTCAGAGAGATAATAGAGGTTCTCAAAAACTCTAATGGGTCGAATCAAAACTTTATGTATAATTTTCTCAGTATGAAGCTTatcaatgctagactcgtactaaaatacttgaatattttgcaaagaataTGTCGACTAGAGATCGCACAACAGATGCAGGACAACGTTGCTGAGAACTTAAGATTCGTCAAAAGCATCATGACTGGTGACATGGCCAGATTATGAATGCGACCTCAAAACTATACAACAACCTAGCGAATAGCGTTCTAAAAATGAGCTGAAACTGAAAGATATTTAAATTCGCTAAAGAAAAAATTCGCTGAGTGCCATTCCAGCCCAGGCTTATAACAAGTTTACGGAAATTTGGTTTAAGCTTTGGCTTGTTTGTATTTGGTCAGAAGCCTACTTTGAGAGCAAAagtaaagaattttattattgtaaatacctgaaaatgtagttttttatcAGTCCGGATCATTTTTGATCACATGGTATATTAATATGTACCtcacatataaatgtatataaaaatctaATATCGACTACTTACCCTCCATTTGAGCTATGCTCTTTCCAAACAGGGCGGCAAACACGCTccccagcagcagcagcatcttGTAATGTTCACTTGGTCGGGATTTAGAGTGTTTGAAATACATTTCCGATTTTTATATGATTAACAATTTAAATCAGTTTGCACAATTATTCTTACTGAGCGGCCTCTAAGCGTTGCGGGGCAGTTTTATCACTTAAACTGGCTGGAAGTGTGTATGCACAATATGTATGTTATGGCAGCTGCACGCAATACAGTTGGTATTAAGTCATTGAACCGTGAACGAATCTGCAATTAAATGTTCATGCATGTAAagatatttgtacatatatacctgtGTTCGACACCGGttttataagcaaataaatattaacttttataCGTGTGACCTTGCGCACTGCTGCAGATAGCGGAAGAAAACCTTGACATTGACAAACTATATTTCGCGATTGTTGCAGCCGCAGTTTAAGTGAggcttttaatataattttaatttatttttactttcgtttattttacattattttacttaattttattttattttattttattttattttatttttttgtattttattttatttcattttatttgattttttattattttttcttaacaactCTCTGTCTCTCCTGAATTTAACTCGTGAATTTTAGTGACCGCCGTCGCTGGCTCGAATAAGTTCCAGCCGGTTAGCCCGATTCTCAACCACAAGCCGCATGTCAACAATAACGCGCCAAATATTCTCCACCAAGGCGTCAATCGTCTCGAgcttatctgcgtagacaagTTACTCCACAGTACTATGAGGTATACTCCAACGTTGATAAATCACCACACCACAGGGCCACCGACGCGACATAAcgcgctcaccaaaagtttttttcaataaattgactGTTTCTTTGACTGCGTGGCCGTCTTGTTAGAATCAAAAGTCATTAGCAACAGCATCTGCCAATCGAGGGACGAAGAAGTCATTAACCATGGCTCTATAGGATTACCCATTAGCTATAACATTATTTTGGCGATATAACTCCGTCTCAACAATAGCTTGTAGattatcatcactccaaatacaataatttcgtttattaatgTTCCCTTTCAtccaaaagtgagcttcatcacTTAACGAAGTTTTCTTGTGAAAACTGAAATCCGTGGCCATCTCGTTTTGCGGCCATTAAACGAACGAGCCACGCGCTTGTTGGTCAGTCGGCTTCATTTCCTGCACGAGTTGGATTTTTTAAGTCCGCAATCCAAGATTTTTTCACAAAGTCTTTCATAAAGTGTATGGGAACAGCTCTAATTATTGCGCGCCTTGGCGGATGGACTAATTTCGGTCCTCTTCGATACTCCGCTTCACAGCAGCAATAGCCTCTTCGATAAGCGCCTCTTCGATAAGCGCCTCTTCGATAAGAGTAGCCTCTATGAGGATGCGCATTAATCACCTGCAGTAAACATGGTGTGAAAACGATCAAAGATTGCTAGAGTTGCCGACTTAGCGATTATCTTGACATAATATTGGAAATAAGGCGCCAATTCGTCGTGCGAACCAAACCATTAAACTTTGTTCCACAGTTTGTTAACTATGAAATGGCTAACTTAGCCGAATTGCCATTTCATAGTAGGCAGACTGCCGAACAAAGTTTAATGGTAACAGCCGACAAAGAGACCAACTCCGAAAAACATACTTGTAAAAAAACACACATTATATTAAGAgatatatttagaatttttcttTGCTACTTTTAAAATGGAAACCGGTAATAcctgttttgattattttggcCTAATGAACCGTAATACAtgatatacacatatgtaactaatcaaatataatgaaattatatatgcctaaattctaaaatatttccaaaaacccTAAGCTTTTAGGTACCAAGAACTTCCTCTAAAAACTCAATGCTAAGAACAAGCAATTTCCTTTAACCTCGGCTACACGGAGGACATAATTCCCCtcacaaatgtatttcttgTTGAATAAACGATTTTAAACAAGTTCGTTTTCATGTTTTTAATGGGTCAGCTTGCATTCTAgctacaagtacatatatgttatagtagtccgttctgaaaaatatttcatgaaattgtagcgttgtcttggacaatagtatattacaaataaaaaatatatatttggaaaAGTAAAGAAGTTGTTCATACAAAACCTTGATTTAGTTCGATCAGTTTGTAGGTCAGTAATATCATATAATAGTCAAATATCGGTAGTTTAGACAAAGGAAACTTCTTTATCCAAGTTCGCCGATTTTTCGAACTACTTTCGTATGACACAATCGACAAATAGACCatatcagaaattgtttttattactgcgagctttgaaatgaaaagcgTAAAAAGTATTTCTCCACACTTTTCATTATTACACtaattaatttatgaaattgTATTATGTAATTTTTGATGCGAAAGGTAATAAAATTTCTcactttacaaaaatttatacttttttacaaaagttaaaagtttTCGAGTTAAATTACCTCGCAACCGAACAAaggtttcttaaaaaaaaatgagcGTATATAACGTTTTTAACAATACTtgtaaattgcaaaaatattgctAAATAGACTTTTTggtagtaaaatttaattgtaatttttgctaataaaatataattgtttttcattaacataaataaatactaatgAAGTGTTTTTTCAGCCTTAATTTGTTATATACACTggcgaatttgaaaaaaataattttttcattaattgcattgtgacaaaaaagtacccagaaattgtaaataaaataaataaataataataaaggcgacaaaaaaaacattgatgaataattctcaatatttattttgtcaccttTAAAGAAAACACCACCAGGTGTAATATACTTATGCTAACGAATTTTCCAGGATTCGAAATACTTTTCTtaagcactttttgagatggccttcaacttcttcagcgaatttggttttatCTTTTCGATCGCCTGAAAACGAGTTCCACAAAAGGCAATTTCGGatttaagaacaaaaaaaaatcactcgGAGCCAAACCTGGTGAacacggtggttgatcgatggtattcattgcgttttagACCATATTTCGGCCATAATCGAGGCTCGATGCGGTgttgcattatcatcgtgtaaaatccatcaatatttcttcaacaattccggccattttcgacggatgttctcactcaaacgcctcaatacgggtgcgaaaatgagcttcgaacaaagagccaacattttattttaaaattgctaaaactttcaccgaaacgtttcaattgatgaaacaaactTATGGCGATgaatcccgtagcagagtgcactattggtttcaatgtttccaatgtggtcgtgaggacataaatgacgatcgacatgtgggccaatcaaaatccgtgatcaccggaaattccatcgaaactgtgcgtgaattcatcaaaaatcagccgaaatcatcattgaaattcatggaaatggaattgaagatctccaaaacaacgatttatcgcatttcgaCCGAACAtgtgggcttacgaaaggtgtgtgcaagGTTTGTTCCGCACTTATTGGCTGACgaacaaaaattgctcaaaatccaacattcgaagaacgcttgtgaccgattatttgaccaaaaatcacattttaaccattaaccactccccgtatttagCTGATATGGCACCGTTCGACACtccttccttttcggaaaaatgcatttgcccatgaaaggaaagtatTATGCAGACGTAAAGGCCAATCAAAAAGCTTGTACCGGCTTACTAGCAGTCATACCGACCAACGAGccaaaacactcgttcgacatgcttttagaccgtgcaaaaagctgtattgaagcagaaggagactattttgaataaaataaattgattttgccgaaaaaaccagttgttctatttttgtttttttaaagtcctgtttactttggaacgcatcttgtacttgcctgacgattttgatgctttaacttttttaatattttcatcagttgaagagatcgaaggtcgtccagaatgagGCATTCTtaaacgatctctcgaccatctttgaagacTTTCTACCACTTGTAAGTTTGTATTTTTGATTAACTGAATCACCGTTAGCCTTTTCCAACACTCGCAACGAATGCGCACACGAAAtatggttagaaatacaaaatttgaaacaaattctttgttcgatatttttatcgattgtaaaaatcgcaacgcactactgaggtgtaccgccttaaacagctgctgtaaacaaactggttgacagatcgcactcatatttggcatagtaattaaggatagTCCAACCAGCTTagcgaaatacatttttttgaaatatcatttacccggagaatttactataaattacaatttccaagTACACTTTTATCTCAAAGTATATCGATTGAAACTGTACATACTCATATTTAagaatattctccaaaaattttgaagttcaTCCGgcaaatagtttaaaaaaaacctcactatagcatacatcTGCCATACACCCTAATCGATCCAGGTTTTAAATGGAAAAtccttttatttgacaagatatattcttCCTAGCTGCGAGCCAAACTCACCGATTCAGATTAACGATAAGGTTTCgtct
The DNA window shown above is from Bactrocera tryoni isolate S06 chromosome 4, CSIRO_BtryS06_freeze2, whole genome shotgun sequence and carries:
- the LOC120775470 gene encoding serine protease persephone-like isoform X2, with amino-acid sequence MYFKHSKSRPSEHYKMLLLLGSVFAALFGKSIAQMEGDQCQNKNYRGICTEASRCADLPYAMAQLSLKRRDISRCGFTIFEEIICCPSLSVPTTTIKTRSDDRPAVKACIEIDEQLQPLLTPHILGGTPVELGEYPHMVAIGLTDTDGAVEYNCGGTLIGKRYVLTAAHCLVTRQIPVMVRMGVVNFTDTEQMKAAVEIKIKKVHIHPDYTSANVYNDVGLLELEDEVTYSNNVFPTCLYTDPDDPPAKSALYVTGWGVINRSTREKSDVLLKARQTIVDNSKCNESYVDNGLTRRNRDGIIASQLCAHDPGLTKDACQGDSGGPLNLVVDEALNKYRVVGVISAGFSCGSSTPGLYSRVSSFLDWIESIVWPSG
- the LOC120775470 gene encoding serine protease persephone-like isoform X1; this translates as MYFKHSKSRPSEHYKMLLLLGSVFAALFGKSIAQMEVGDQCQNKNYRGICTEASRCADLPYAMAQLSLKRRDISRCGFTIFEEIICCPSLSVPTTTIKTRSDDRPAVKACIEIDEQLQPLLTPHILGGTPVELGEYPHMVAIGLTDTDGAVEYNCGGTLIGKRYVLTAAHCLVTRQIPVMVRMGVVNFTDTEQMKAAVEIKIKKVHIHPDYTSANVYNDVGLLELEDEVTYSNNVFPTCLYTDPDDPPAKSALYVTGWGVINRSTREKSDVLLKARQTIVDNSKCNESYVDNGLTRRNRDGIIASQLCAHDPGLTKDACQGDSGGPLNLVVDEALNKYRVVGVISAGFSCGSSTPGLYSRVSSFLDWIESIVWPSG